From the genome of Acidobacteriota bacterium, one region includes:
- a CDS encoding inositol monophosphatase, whose amino-acid sequence MSEMLSTTCDIARAAGAILMEFFERRVRVEYKGDVDIVTEADRTSEKYIISQLREKFPEHSVIAEEGGGYERASGYAAGYTWYIDPLDGTTNFAHSFPVFAVSMGLKKDDEMVLGVVYDPTRNEMFAAEKGQGATLNGKPMRVSSIARLAEALVATGFPSQRRHQNPNIHFYHQFNMNSHGVRRPGSAATDLAYVAAGRLDAFWEFNLHPWDVAAGKLLVAEAGGRVSDSTGAPHTMQSNAVMASNGLLHDQMLKEFNNLFAGKYAAALPPLVRPA is encoded by the coding sequence ATGAGCGAAATGCTGAGTACTACCTGCGACATTGCCCGCGCGGCGGGCGCGATACTGATGGAGTTCTTCGAGCGGCGCGTGCGCGTCGAGTACAAGGGCGACGTGGACATTGTCACCGAGGCCGACCGCACGTCGGAGAAGTACATCATCTCGCAACTGCGCGAGAAGTTTCCCGAGCACTCCGTGATCGCCGAGGAAGGCGGCGGCTATGAACGGGCCTCGGGTTACGCGGCGGGCTACACCTGGTACATTGATCCGCTGGACGGCACCACCAACTTCGCGCACAGCTTTCCGGTCTTCGCCGTGTCGATGGGTCTCAAGAAGGACGACGAGATGGTGCTGGGCGTCGTCTACGATCCCACGCGCAATGAAATGTTCGCCGCCGAGAAGGGGCAGGGCGCTACGCTGAACGGCAAGCCCATGCGCGTGTCGTCCATCGCGCGGCTCGCAGAGGCGCTGGTGGCCACGGGCTTCCCCAGTCAGCGGCGGCACCAGAATCCCAACATCCATTTCTATCACCAGTTCAACATGAACTCGCACGGCGTGCGCCGCCCCGGCTCGGCGGCAACGGACCTGGCCTACGTCGCCGCAGGCCGCCTCGATGCGTTCTGGGAGTTCAACCTGCACCCCTGGGACGTGGCCGCGGGCAAGCTGCTGGTCGCGGAAGCGGGCGGCCGCGTGTCCGACTCGACCGGCGCGCCGCACACCATGCAGAGCAACGCCGTGATGGCCTCGAACGGCCTGCTGCACGATCAAATGCTGAAAGAGTTCAACAACCTCTTCGCCGGCAAGTACGCCGCCGCGCTGCCCCCGCTGGTAAGGCCGGCGTAG
- a CDS encoding TolC family protein, translating into MPFAMTLRGFPMHFHKFRRASTRVLALGFLLAAAAAHAQDSPAPAQNHAPAGNEFLRDFSLGTDWFPRSTAPYRQQGVPALQLENGPRLRDLIRDGRLELSLSDALALALENNLDIAVQRYLKPMADVDVLRTQSGQAARGVQGASVPSGLSSGALGAGVTGDTGGGGTGSAGGITGGGGAVNIGQVGSFDPAVSFGFSWDRVSSPLNSIVISGTPTSTSTATSYSGSYAQLFPTGTSYFVSLSGLRQSTTENRLFNPAVSTRFSVGINQPLLNGRGKLSNLRFVTVARNNRRITEEVFRQQVITALVAVENAYWDLAAFQEIVKVATQSLTVARKLREDNRRQAEIGTMAPLDVVAADSEVAARERDLIVAETNMQLQETRLKNMLTRRHDPALDTASIVVTAPMPAPRDADIPELQAALKSALENRPDLRQAEGNLENQTLSLGFTKQSLLPELAAFALLSGSGLEGNSPNTTPPTTGGMGGALGQAFSYDFPETAGGMSLSFSVRNRAAQADNLRAQLENSQQQVALLRSQNQVSLEVRQAIIGLLQGKAQVEAAREAARLARQTLDAEQKKLDAGVSTPYQLILRERDYVAAQQAEVQTVAGYSKALVEMDRAMGATLTRNGIELQDALSGSVSKSLTPAVAR; encoded by the coding sequence ATGCCCTTCGCTATGACGCTTCGGGGGTTCCCCATGCACTTCCATAAATTCAGGCGGGCCAGCACGCGCGTGCTGGCCCTGGGATTTCTGCTGGCCGCCGCTGCGGCCCACGCGCAAGACTCGCCTGCGCCTGCGCAAAACCATGCTCCGGCAGGCAACGAATTCCTGCGCGACTTTTCACTCGGCACTGATTGGTTCCCGCGCTCGACCGCGCCCTATCGTCAGCAGGGCGTGCCCGCGCTGCAACTGGAGAACGGCCCGCGCCTGCGCGATCTCATTCGCGATGGGCGACTGGAACTCTCACTTTCTGACGCGCTCGCGCTCGCGCTCGAGAACAACCTCGACATCGCCGTGCAGCGTTATCTGAAGCCGATGGCCGATGTGGACGTGCTGCGCACCCAGTCCGGCCAGGCCGCGCGCGGCGTGCAGGGCGCGTCGGTCCCCAGCGGATTAAGCTCCGGCGCGCTCGGCGCGGGGGTCACCGGCGACACCGGCGGCGGCGGAACCGGCTCGGCCGGCGGCATCACCGGCGGCGGCGGCGCGGTCAACATCGGCCAGGTGGGCAGCTTCGATCCGGCCGTCAGTTTCGGCTTCAGTTGGGACCGCGTCAGCTCGCCGCTGAACTCCATCGTCATCTCCGGCACGCCGACTTCCACCAGCACCGCGACATCCTACTCCGGCTCCTACGCGCAACTGTTTCCCACCGGCACCAGCTACTTCGTATCCTTAAGCGGACTGCGCCAGAGCACCACCGAGAATCGCCTGTTCAACCCGGCCGTCTCCACACGATTTAGCGTCGGCATCAACCAGCCGCTGCTGAACGGGCGCGGCAAACTCTCCAACCTTCGCTTCGTAACCGTGGCGCGCAACAACCGGCGCATCACCGAAGAAGTATTTCGCCAGCAGGTGATCACCGCTCTGGTCGCGGTCGAGAACGCTTACTGGGACCTGGCGGCCTTTCAGGAAATCGTGAAGGTGGCCACGCAGTCGCTGACCGTGGCGCGCAAGCTGCGCGAGGACAATCGCCGCCAGGCCGAGATCGGCACCATGGCCCCGCTCGACGTGGTGGCCGCCGACTCGGAAGTGGCCGCGCGCGAACGCGACTTGATCGTTGCCGAGACGAATATGCAGTTGCAGGAGACGCGTCTGAAAAACATGCTCACGCGACGGCACGATCCGGCGCTGGACACGGCGAGCATTGTGGTCACCGCTCCCATGCCCGCGCCGCGCGATGCGGATATCCCGGAGTTGCAGGCCGCGCTGAAATCGGCGCTGGAGAATCGCCCTGATCTGCGGCAGGCCGAGGGGAATCTCGAAAACCAGACGCTTTCGCTTGGCTTCACCAAACAAAGTCTGCTGCCCGAACTCGCGGCCTTCGCTTTGCTTTCCGGTTCGGGCCTGGAGGGCAACAGCCCCAACACAACGCCACCGACCACGGGCGGCATGGGCGGCGCGCTGGGGCAGGCGTTCAGCTATGACTTCCCGGAGACCGCCGGCGGCATGAGTCTCTCGTTCTCGGTGCGCAATCGCGCGGCGCAGGCGGATAATCTCCGCGCGCAACTGGAGAACAGCCAGCAACAGGTCGCGCTGCTACGCTCGCAGAATCAGGTTTCGCTCGAAGTGCGCCAAGCCATCATTGGACTGCTGCAAGGTAAAGCTCAGGTGGAGGCAGCGCGGGAAGCAGCTCGCCTCGCTCGCCAGACGCTCGACGCCGAGCAGAAGAAACTCGACGCCGGCGTTTCCACTCCTTATCAACTCATCTTGCGCGAGCGCGACTACGTGGCCGCTCAACAGGCCGAAGTGCAGACCGTGGCCGGGTACTCGAAAGCATTGGTGGAGATGGACCGCGCCATGGGCGCAACGCTGACGCGCAACGGCATCGAGTTGCAGGACGCGCTCAGCGGCAGCGTCTCAAAGTCCCTGACTCCGGCGGTGGCTCGCTGA